A DNA window from Aestuariispira ectoiniformans contains the following coding sequences:
- a CDS encoding DUF4328 domain-containing protein has protein sequence MENWQAAYAFRETTKLSKFLKIAIPVQIVLSAITAASVCVTYPDAARILEKGDAIDFADMTRLHEISGLLQTTGVISLISGIIVGISTLVWIYHKHANIAAMRVPGQAFRPGKIVVMWIVPFISAITSYFALNELCRGSNAPENIDAGGKGRNFWGFWLSFAGAYIAQLATYFMDDFPAIEAFAASTLSMILGIVSLYFLRRIILEIDKAQLSAFMDFSRRQREARGEA, from the coding sequence GGCAGGCAGCCTATGCCTTTCGCGAGACAACGAAATTATCAAAATTCCTGAAGATTGCCATACCGGTTCAAATCGTTCTAAGCGCCATTACAGCAGCCAGTGTTTGTGTCACCTATCCGGATGCGGCACGAATCCTTGAAAAAGGTGATGCCATTGACTTCGCAGACATGACGAGATTGCATGAAATTTCAGGGTTATTGCAGACAACAGGCGTCATTTCCCTGATATCCGGTATCATTGTAGGCATTTCCACGCTTGTCTGGATATATCACAAACATGCCAATATCGCCGCAATGCGCGTTCCCGGTCAGGCATTCCGTCCGGGGAAAATCGTTGTCATGTGGATTGTGCCCTTTATCAGTGCGATCACAAGCTACTTCGCCTTGAATGAGCTTTGCCGGGGAAGCAACGCACCGGAGAACATAGATGCGGGAGGAAAAGGTAGGAATTTCTGGGGTTTCTGGTTGAGCTTCGCCGGCGCTTACATTGCCCAACTGGCGACGTATTTCATGGATGACTTTCCCGCGATTGAGGCTTTTGCGGCGTCTACCCTCTCCATGATATTAGGGATCGTCAGTTTATATTTTCTACGCCGCATCATCCTTGAAATCGACAAGGCGCAACTATCCGCCTTTATGGATTTCAGTCGGCGGCAACGCGAGGCGAGAGGCGAGGCATAG